The following coding sequences are from one Rhipicephalus microplus isolate Deutch F79 chromosome 3, USDA_Rmic, whole genome shotgun sequence window:
- the LOC142803563 gene encoding uncharacterized protein LOC142803563, with product MVRSRHVEPNQTLGGQPALVASAEAQRRGVHQHRGCTHKCGCLPHEGPSAHKKRKSDTHLQLISGMVAGSSSDNTEVEAPEFAQALSAPQQPSNIEDFVTGRRNSPSDSGDGARRKRRKYTGAEMKEKMLNEQRLLREQFEAAHKEEMEIRTKASKLQEKLVDAMVHFLNKK from the exons ATGGTCAGAAGCAGACACGTGGAGCCTAATCAGACTCTGGGAGGACAACCTGCACTCGTTGCGAGCGCAGAAGCACAACGGCGAGGTGTACACCAGCATCGCGGCTGCACTCACAAGTGTGGGTGTCTCCCGCACGAAGGACCAagtgcacacaaaaaaagaaaatctgaCACACACCTACAG CTCATCTCTGGCATGGTGGCCGGATCGTCAAGTGACAATACGGAAGTAGAAGCACCCGAATTCGCACAGGCTTTATCAGCACCTCAGCAGCCAAGCAACATCGAAGACTTTGTCACTGGGCGCAGAAACAGCCCAAGCGACAGTGGAGATGGCGCCCGTAGAAAACGGAGAAAATACACAGGTGCCGAAATGAAGGAGAAGATGCTGAATGAGCAGCGGCTCTTGAGGGAGCAATTTGAAGCCGCCCATAAAGAGGAGATGGAGATTAGAACAAAAGCATCAAAGCTGCAGGAGAAACTTGTTGATGCAATGGttcattttttaaataaaaagtgA